From Arachis stenosperma cultivar V10309 chromosome 2, arast.V10309.gnm1.PFL2, whole genome shotgun sequence, one genomic window encodes:
- the LOC130962126 gene encoding uncharacterized protein LOC130962126, producing the protein MGGSVSKSTRKRRFSEKYVTNLKEKVMVLQEEIKDVMYEREKESRSYEREIMVFTFKEADWKQEGKRMREEVKMLRKMVEEKEERIRDLEEKSKKGSRSSSDEKEWEQMETKLLVEQMKEERVRRDEAVEKWKHLYLAIKTELDDLIHRTYHGDGLYWKAEEKEIQMETMKKELQDKEETIKALKSHLDSLEQEKYKKEREFDLLRQSLRIMNGKKCSVHKKEKIKKSRLGT; encoded by the exons ATGGGTGGCAGTGTTAGTAAGAGTACTAGGAAGAGGAGATTCTCAGAAAAATATGTAACGAATTTGAAGGAGAAAGTGATGGTTCTCCAAGAAGAGATAAAGGACGTGATGTATGAGAGGGAGAAGGAGAGTAGAAGCTACGAGAGAGAGATAATGGTGTTCACTTTCAAGGAGGCAGATTGGAAGCAAGAAGGGAAAAGAATGAGGGAGGAAGTGAAGATGCTAAGGAAGATGGTTgaggagaaagaagagaggataaGAGATTTGGAAGAGAAGAGTAAGAAGGGTAGTAGAAGTAGTAGTGATGAGAAAGAGTGGGAGCAAATGGAGACAAAGCTATTAGTTGAACAGATGAAAGAAGAGAGAgtaagaagagatgaagctgTTGAGAAGTGGAAGCATCTCTATCTTGCTATCAAGACTGAGCTTGATGACCTCATTCACAGGACATATCATG GGGACGGTCTATATTGGAAGGCAGAGGAAAAGGAGATCCAAATGGAAACTATGAAGAAAGAACTTCAAGACAAGGAAGAAACAATCAAAGCATTAAAATCTCATCTCGATTCGTTGGAGCAAGAGAAGTACAAAAAGGAGAGAGAATTTGACTTGTTAAGGCAAAGCTTGAGGATCATGAATGGCAAGAAGTGTTCAgttcataagaaagagaagatcAAGAAAAGTAGATTGGGAACATGA